One stretch of Paraburkholderia fungorum DNA includes these proteins:
- the urtB gene encoding urea ABC transporter permease subunit UrtB, with translation MAFSILTSARRTVRRFARRSIGSAAIVLLAGSPLAAFALTPADVAPLASDDFDAKSAAIDKLIANHDKESLAVLKALSEDSALATDSGAVLLQDGDTAKDAVTGKTVAAGDAQPVTLNNLLRSKVSGALSGLQLDSPDAATRAAAIASLLQNPDPSIKPLVDAARAKETDPALKKRLDTLWAMTALHDADPAKRLEAVQLVSARHDLDMNELLRPLVAKKPDGTFNEADDRVRAAAQSGIDELDAIQRRSQIAGTLFAGLSLGSVLLLAALGLAITYGLIGVINMAHGEFLMIGAYATYVVQNLFQRFAPGAFDWYPLLAVPASFAAAGLVGIVLERLVLKHLYGRPLETLLTTFGVSLILIQATRMLFGAQNVQVINPSWMSGGVTVLPNLILPYNRLAILAFSLIVVGIAWAVLTKTRLGLFVRAVTQNRRMAACVGVKTARVDSYAFAFGAGIAGLGGCALSQIGNVGPDLGQSYIIDSFMAVVLGGVGQLAGTVIGGFGLGLVSKAIEPFWGAVLAKIAVLVLIVLFIQKRPQGMFALKGRSAEA, from the coding sequence ATGGCGTTTTCAATCCTCACCTCCGCACGACGAACCGTTCGCCGGTTCGCGCGCCGCAGTATCGGCAGCGCGGCGATCGTGCTGCTCGCGGGCTCGCCGCTCGCCGCCTTTGCGCTGACGCCCGCCGATGTCGCGCCGCTCGCCAGCGACGACTTCGACGCGAAATCCGCGGCAATCGACAAGCTGATCGCCAATCACGACAAGGAATCGCTGGCGGTGCTGAAGGCGTTGTCCGAAGACAGCGCGCTCGCAACCGATTCCGGCGCCGTGCTGCTGCAGGACGGCGACACCGCGAAAGACGCCGTCACCGGCAAGACCGTCGCCGCGGGCGACGCGCAGCCGGTCACGCTGAACAACCTGCTGCGCTCGAAAGTCTCGGGCGCATTGTCGGGTCTGCAACTCGACTCGCCGGACGCCGCGACACGCGCCGCCGCGATCGCGTCGCTGCTGCAAAACCCCGATCCGTCGATCAAGCCGCTGGTCGACGCGGCCCGTGCAAAGGAAACCGATCCGGCGCTGAAGAAGCGTCTGGACACGCTGTGGGCGATGACCGCGTTGCACGACGCCGATCCGGCGAAGCGTCTCGAAGCCGTGCAACTGGTGTCCGCGCGGCACGATCTGGACATGAACGAACTGTTGCGGCCGCTGGTCGCGAAGAAACCGGACGGCACCTTCAACGAAGCGGACGACCGTGTGCGCGCCGCCGCGCAAAGCGGTATCGACGAACTCGACGCGATCCAGCGACGCAGCCAGATTGCCGGCACGCTGTTCGCGGGCCTGTCGCTCGGCAGCGTGCTGCTGCTCGCGGCGCTCGGCCTTGCGATCACGTACGGGCTGATCGGCGTGATCAACATGGCGCACGGCGAATTCCTGATGATCGGCGCGTACGCCACCTACGTCGTGCAGAACCTGTTTCAGCGCTTCGCGCCCGGCGCGTTCGACTGGTATCCGCTGCTCGCGGTGCCGGCTTCGTTCGCGGCGGCGGGGCTGGTCGGCATCGTGCTCGAACGGCTGGTGTTGAAGCATCTGTACGGGCGTCCGCTCGAAACGCTGCTGACCACCTTCGGCGTCAGCCTGATCCTGATTCAAGCGACGCGGATGCTGTTCGGCGCGCAGAACGTACAGGTGATCAACCCGTCGTGGATGAGCGGCGGCGTCACCGTCTTGCCGAATCTGATCCTGCCGTACAACCGCCTCGCGATTCTCGCGTTTTCGCTGATCGTGGTCGGCATCGCATGGGCCGTGCTGACGAAGACGCGGCTCGGCCTGTTCGTGCGCGCCGTCACGCAGAACCGCCGGATGGCGGCCTGCGTCGGCGTGAAAACCGCGCGGGTCGATTCGTATGCGTTCGCGTTCGGTGCGGGCATCGCCGGGTTGGGCGGCTGCGCACTGTCGCAGATCGGTAACGTCGGACCGGACCTCGGCCAGAGCTACATCATCGATTCGTTCATGGCGGTGGTGCTCGGCGGTGTCGGTCAACTGGCCGGGACGGTGATCGGCGGCTTCGGGCTTGGACTTGTCAGCAAGGCCATCGAACCGTTCTGGGGCGCCGTGCTCGCGAAAATCGCGGTGCTGGTGCTGATCGTGCTGTTCATCCAGAAGCGTCCGCAGGGCATGTTCGCCCTCAAGGGCCGTAGCGCGGAGGCATGA
- the urtA gene encoding urea ABC transporter substrate-binding protein, translating into MKRRSLLKFGSMSGALALAGQVPFANAQDSGPIKVGILHSLSGTMAISETSLKDTALMTIAEINKSGGVMGRQIQPVVVDPASNWPLFAEKARQLITQEKCAVVFGCWTSVSRKSVLPVFEELNGLLFYPVQYEGEEMSRNVFYTGAAPNQQAIPATEYLMSAEGGGAKRYFLLGTDYVYPRTTNKILRAFLKSKGVQEADIQEVYTPFGHSDYQTIVANIKTFSQGGKTAVISTVNGDSNVPFYKELGNQGLKASDVPVVAFSVGEEELRGIDTKPLVGNLAAWNYFMSVRNPENTKFKAMFAKWVKDNNLPGGDKRVTNDPMEATFVGIHMWKQAVEKAKSADVDKVRVAMIGQTFAAPSGFTLTMDGNHHLHKPVMIGEVRADGQFNVVWRTKTAVRAQPWSPFIAGNSSKPDVVSSIPSFLKRTRSRIV; encoded by the coding sequence ATGAAACGTCGCAGTCTGTTGAAGTTCGGTTCGATGTCGGGCGCGCTGGCGCTGGCGGGTCAAGTGCCGTTTGCGAACGCGCAGGACAGCGGTCCGATCAAGGTCGGGATTCTGCATTCGCTGTCGGGCACGATGGCTATTTCCGAAACGTCGCTGAAAGACACCGCGTTGATGACCATCGCGGAGATCAACAAGAGCGGTGGCGTGATGGGCCGTCAGATTCAGCCAGTGGTAGTGGACCCGGCGTCGAACTGGCCGCTGTTCGCCGAAAAGGCGCGTCAACTGATCACGCAGGAAAAGTGCGCCGTGGTGTTCGGCTGCTGGACCTCGGTGTCGCGCAAGTCGGTGCTGCCGGTGTTCGAGGAACTGAACGGCCTGCTGTTCTATCCGGTGCAGTACGAAGGCGAAGAAATGTCGCGCAACGTGTTCTACACGGGTGCAGCGCCGAATCAGCAGGCGATTCCCGCAACCGAATATCTGATGAGCGCGGAAGGCGGCGGCGCCAAGCGCTACTTCCTGCTGGGCACCGACTATGTGTACCCGCGCACGACCAACAAGATCCTGCGCGCGTTCCTCAAGTCGAAAGGCGTGCAGGAGGCCGACATCCAGGAGGTCTACACGCCGTTCGGCCATAGCGACTATCAGACCATCGTCGCCAACATCAAGACCTTCTCGCAAGGCGGCAAGACCGCGGTGATCTCGACGGTGAACGGCGACTCGAACGTGCCGTTCTACAAGGAACTGGGCAACCAGGGGCTGAAGGCGTCCGACGTGCCGGTCGTCGCGTTCTCGGTCGGCGAAGAAGAACTGCGCGGTATCGATACGAAGCCGCTGGTCGGCAACCTCGCCGCATGGAACTACTTCATGTCGGTGCGCAATCCTGAGAACACCAAGTTCAAGGCGATGTTCGCGAAGTGGGTGAAGGACAACAACCTGCCGGGCGGCGACAAGCGCGTGACCAACGACCCGATGGAAGCGACCTTCGTCGGCATCCACATGTGGAAGCAGGCCGTTGAAAAAGCGAAGAGCGCGGATGTGGACAAGGTGCGCGTCGCGATGATCGGCCAGACCTTCGCGGCACCGTCGGGCTTCACGCTGACGATGGACGGCAACCACCATCTGCACAAGCCGGTGATGATCGGCGAAGTGCGTGCCGACGGTCAGTTCAACGTCGTATGGCGGACCAAGACCGCCGTGCGCGCGCAGCCGTGGAGCCCGTTCATCGCCGGCAATTCGAGCAAGCCGGACGTGGTCAGCTCGATCCCGTCGTTCCTGAAGCGCACGCGTTCGCGCATCGTCTGA